The window AGCGGGAGAGAAAGGGAGGGCGAGACATAATGCACTGCGGTATCTGGCCAAGGGAgccgaggaagaaaataagGTCTCAGCGCTGTTCTGCAGCCACCCAATGGTTACATGCACGAGGCGGAGAAGGGGGGTGCCGCCGCTGGTATGTTCGTACAGAGTACGAAGTGGTTAACCTTCTTTTCCATCGTGTTGCAACATGGCATATGCACACACATACCACAGCATCATGCGTTGCTGTAGCCGAGGCGGTGGCTGATGGCGGCTTCTGCATCGCCAAAGCATCTCGGGCCTAGTACGCCAAAGTTACCACCGATGCTGCTGTACGAGCCGGGCTACTCCACACTGGGCATGGTCAGCAAAAGTATTCCTTGGTACCAATAGTCTTCTCCATTTGCTCTTCCCGCCCAGATCCTTCATTCTTATCATGCCATGCGTCCCCTGGGCATGAGGTACGTCCAGTTCTTTCGCACCAAGAGCATCAGGCTAAAAGGTGCTTCGTACTCCTTTAGGCCGCGGACTACGCCGTATAGACTCCCGGCATCTTGGCGCGCGGTCTGGATGGGGAATAGGCTGTCGCGGTGACCAGCTCCATTACGACATCGTGCTTTGggccaagagaagagaagaggggcgGGTTCACGATCATTTTCCATTGTTGCCCAAGTCCAAGACAGCCAATTCTgaggccgccgccatggcaaCGCCCGACGCGTTTCTCCTCTCGAAAAAGGGCAGCATGGCAGAGCACAGAGGGGCCGCCTGGCCAGAGTCCAGAACTCGCCCTCGGGCCCCGTGAAACGAAGCAGACTTTGGTGTGCAAGTCCAAATAAGCACCGCCAGCCTAAAGCCTATTGGCATCGCCATGACATCAAGATGCGCGCGGCCACTGCCTATTTGCTGCGCGGAGCAAGAGCTTCAGCCACGCGAGGCCGTTAGTGCCAGCTTCGTGTAGAATATCCAAATGCCACTTTCGTGTAAGCGGCCATCACCAGCGGTCTCGCCCTCTCTGTCTGCGCTGCTTGTACGAAAAAAAGCCCACACCACCATCGCAACAACCCCCCGCCCTCTGCAGGTCCTTTTCACCCACCCCTGGCCTCATCTCTAGTCGATACGGACAACTCGGCGTTGGTGGTGCCGCTATCGTCTGTGGTTGGCCCAGCCCTGGGCATTTCTGGCCCTGGTCTATCGCGCAGCCTATCAGGCGTTGCGCTGGCATCGCAGGTACTTGCGGTACTTGGGGTACCTGCGTGCTAGCGGCGGTACTTTGCGAGCGGCAGACACAAACAAAGGaatagaagcaaaaaaaaagtccacgTTCACCCCATGTCCTTAGCGGTAAATGAAAAACCGTCGCCGCTTTCCCATGGGCTGTCGTCGGCCTCGCCCTTGCTTCTCTCTTATTTAGGTGACGGCCCTGACAGCTGGCACGCCTTAGgcccttctttctctttccctcccGCCTCTGAcctgaagagagaaaaaaaatatcctgGACCGGACCTCCAATTCCTCTTCTCGCAACTCCATCACCGCAtttgcatcagcatcagcatcatagCCCGTCTTCTCTCtgaagccatcgccagcccCGTCCTTGGAGTTTGCTCAGCCGTGGTCTTTGTGCCTCTTTTTATCTCTTAATCATTCTTCGTGATACCCCCCTGTGAATTTGTTTGTCAGCCAAACCAACTCCGAAAATGCGATCCTctgccatcttcgtcgccatTGCCGCTACTGCGGTGTCGGCTCAGACTGTTCCGACCTACAAGAGCTCTCTGAACATGACCATTGACCCTAACTCTGttccccagcagcagcgaggtaAGGCGTTctgcattctttttttccattctgctttttttttctcttgcttttgtgccatttttttttcccgccgCGGAATGCTTCTCATTGCGATTCTGTGCGAGGCGCTGTGTTTCTTCCTCTCACTTTGCTTGCTGCGATTTTGACGATAGATTCGGTTGCTAATTTTGCTCTTGTTTTTAGCTGTTTGGTGCCAGGGCCAGACCAACACTTGCCAGGTCCTTTGCGACAACAACACTGACCTGAACGACTGCAACCAGGTGGGTTCACCCGCAATCGCTGATCGATCTTTGTATGGGGAACAAGCGCTGATCAATACTTGACTTGTCACAGGCTCAACTCACCTTCGACTGCACATGCGCTGCCAACAACTCGGCTCCTGGTCTCCAGTATTACACCCAGACTCTGCCCACCTTCATCTGCCAGCAGCTCTTCTCCAACTGCATCCAAGCCAACGCTGGCAACGCAGATGGCCAGGACCAGTGCAAGAGCAACATCCAGAAGCTTTGCGCCACCCACAACCCTCCCACCATTGCCGAGATTAGCAGCTTGGCCGATGCTTCCACTGCTGCCAcaaccgccgccaccacctctgctgccagccatgccgccaccacctctgCCGACAAGACTGCTAGCAGCTCTGCCCAGTCGACAACCTCCAAAGCCCTTGCCGCTGCTACCATGGGCCCTGTTGGAGCCGGTGCCTttgccatggccgccgcTGGTCTCGCCGCTTATGCCCTCTAGATGAGCTGAGCGATTCAGTCCGAGCTGCTGGTTTTGTCTGGCGACCCAGTCCGCGGTAATGGTGCGTACTCtaggaaggaaagaaaaggggcaCTGGGTCAATGCTTGGACGAGGGGCCTCGCTTCTCCATGAACCACTTTGTTATCTAGTAcactttgtttgtttgataTCACCCCCCCTTAACGAAACCCAAGACGACGAATATGATCGAGGGCATAATGATGGTTGTGTGTTTGTTCCCCCCCCTTCGAGTTTTCGTTTTTGCGTTTACAAGGTTACATGCCGTGGTTATGCCTGCCACTTGGCCACCTTTGCATTTAATCTGTTGAAGGCGTAGCAAGGGTAGTCGCCGCGTCGACTCGGAGGGGAAGagtcttttcatttttttttctttttcacatGGCAGAGGCGAAGGGGAGTAGTTGTTTTGAGGCATAACAAAATGCTAAAAGTCGTTTGACAAAAGATGAACTGTGCACACTTCATAATTACTTTCTCGTAGTTACGTAGGGAGCGTGTCATAAGGTCAAACCGTATCAACAAACTGATTGTTCACCTCCATCAAATCTTTTGGCTACCTGAGAGGAAACTACTCCCAGGATTTGCGTAAGGGGCGCTTGGTCGTGTTAATACCACATGATAGCCTCTTAGGTCTGAATTAGCAATTTGGGACAATGTCAGATCGAATCTTGGTTCAAATGGCGCTAGAGCCATGGTGATGCCTGACAGCAAGCCGATTGGCTCTATGAGAACCAGAGCTTTTACGATTGAGGAGAAGTTGAAGTCTGAGTTTGACTCTCCACTTGATGAACTACTTATTACTCGTTCACTGCGCCAAGACATATCCCGTTGAAAGAGGGACACACATATCCTAAGTTTGACAGACATTTGAATTATAATTCAATCATCGCTCTACAGCTGAATTGTGTATATATCTCCAGTGCCTAGAcaatagtaaaagtaataaaaccAAGTTCCCAAATAGCAGTAACccataaaagaaaagagattaGCCCATAATTTTTTGGGAAAATCACATTTCACACGCCGTTTCATGCCACAGCTTGATATTGCCTTGACCTCCTAGAATAGGGCCGGCTCAAAGTACTGTTTCttccccccccttcccctcATAACAGTTTGCTTTTGTTCAGATTCGTAAATCTGTTCCACGCTTCCTATTCATTGTCTATAATGGTTGTAAAAAACAAATGCTCATGACACATATCTAAAAGATGTAAAGAAAAGATCAAAAAAACTGGAACTGAATCTAGTGGAAATTAGGGAATAATGGGTTTAGATGCCGTTGGTACCGTTGGCGCCCTTGGTGAAAGAGACGGCAAGCTCCAAGGCCTGGAGAACGTCGTTCTTCAGGTCCTCAGCATCCTCAACACCGCAGCTCAGTCTGACGAGATCGTCAAAGACACCGACAGCCTCACGCTGGTCACGGGGGATACCGGCGTGGGTCATGCTGCTGGGGACCTCGCACAAACTCTCAACTCCTCCCAGAGACTCGGCGAGGGTGAAGATCTTGGTGACCTGGCAGAATCGCTCGGCAGCAGCGTGGCCACCGCGGATGCGGAAGGACAGCATACCACCGCCCATGCCGTCACGGTGCTGCTTGAGGGCAATGGCACGGTGAGGGTGGGAGTCAAGGCCGGGGTAGTTGACGGCAATGACGTGAGGAGAAGCCTCGAGAGCGTGGGCAACGGTGGTAGCGTTCTTGGTGGCCTCGCGAGCACGGAGGTGCAGAGTCTTGAGACCACGGTGAGCCAGCCACGAGTCAAAGGCGGAGGGGACGGCACCAATGGCGTTCTGGAGGAAGCTCAGACGGGTCTTGAGGTTGTCGCTGTTGAAAGCGGCAACGCCCATGACGACATCGCTGTGGCCGTTGATGTACTTGGTGACTGAGTGGACGACAATGTCGgcgccaagctcaaggggGTTCTGGACGTAAGGGGACATGAAAGTGTTGTCGACAACAACGAGGACGCCGTGCTTGTGGGCAGCGGTGACGACGGCGCGGATGTCGACCAGACGGAGGGTGGGGTTGCTGGGAGTCTCGATCCAGATCAACCGCGTCTCGGGGGTGATGTGCTCGGCAATGTCGACCTCAATCTCGGGCGTGAAGGTGACCTTGACGCCGTGGGCCTTTGCGACCTGGGTGAAGTAGCGGTGGGTGCCGCCGTAGACGTCCGAGACGGAGATGACATGGCTGCCGGCGGCCAAGCTCTGCAGGATGATGGCAGTGGTGGCGCTGCCGGAGGAGAAGGCCAGGGCGTAGCGAGCGTGCTCGAGGGCCGCGACGGCAGTCTCGAAGTTGTCTCGGTTGGGGTTGGAGGAGCGCGAGTACTCGTAGATGCCCACGGGCTTGCCGACGGCCGACTGGGCAAAGGTTGTGGACAGAGAAATGGCCTCAATGACGGCGCCGGTAGAAGGGTCGATGGGGGAGCCAGCGTGGACGGCAAGAGTGCCGAAGGCGTGGACGGGGGTCGGGGGCCGCACGGGCGTGGTGACGGGGTCAGAAGTCACGGGAGGAGACATTGTTGCAGTCTGGTTGTGAAAAGGGtgggaaaagagacaagaatTTGGGGTCGTGATGTTCGAGGCAGATCCCGTTGCGCTGAAGCTTTTTGGAGgggcagttttttttttatgcagGGTCTGCTTTATCTTATCGGAAAAAAAGATCCGTTGATTTCGTGTTTGCAAAAGGATGTGTCGGAGCGATTGTGTCATTCAGCACACAGATTAATGCTCTTCGTTTCACGAttaatagagaaaaaaagaaaaaaagtgtaCAAGGTGGAGGCGAGAAGAcccttaaaaagaaatagaaaattCTGGCTTCacgcgaagaaaaaaaattggtaaaaaaaaaaaagggaactCCACTTCAGGGACGAGAGCAGAACAACTCTAAAAATGGTGTCATCCAGCCGAGCTGTGGGTAACGTGTGTAGTAGCGGCGGTAGCACGTCACCGGCTCGTTTTGGTAGTTTCTAGGAATGGGGGATTGCAGGTACCAGTTCTTGCCGCAGGTGGAAGGCCAGGCCCTTTATGCGAAAAAGAGGCTACAAAAGGACTGAAACTGTTTCGCGGCACGCAATTCGGAATTGCAAATCACATCATTTGCGTCAAAGCAACCCCCGGAAACAGAAGCTTTTCTTTGTAATACGACTGCAGTATGTAAGCCACCTGCTCTGCTTCTCCGTATTGCTAATATTGGCGGCGTGGCCTTTCGAGATACTTCTGTGTCATGGCGGCATGCAGAGGCGCATCGCCCAAAAGCCCGACCGACAGCCGCACCTCCATTGCGGCTTGTATTGGCGGGTGATTCTACCTGCCTTTGGGGTAGTGATGCGTTGATGCGTCTTGTCGCAGCGGGCGGGATGCCATGCTGCGGGGAGGGCTGGAGTACTGCGACTTGGCGATACCTGGAGCCGCCGATGCGCTGCTGTTTTGCGTTCTCGATCTGTCACCAGCTGAATCTCACCGCCCTTCCTTGCAGTATCAGTTAGATCATTGATGCCCTCGGGGTCAGAATGCCGTAGCTCAAACGGCGATCTACGCAGATAGCACAGAGTCTGTGCTGGATAACTATCCGCTATCCGATTAACCCACTTCTAGTGCCATGCGACGCGGCTTTTTCCCACACGGCGTTTTCCCAGCACATGGCAGAACAGCTAGGTTGTGCTAGCATCTACGGACTTTATGATGCGGAACTTTTGGTGTTTTCGTGGAGAGATGGCTGACTCCCGCGGTGGTGATCGCGGCCCAGCAATCCTTAtccatcttccttttttggcAGTGGCCTTGAGTCGCATTTCAAGGCCAATCTCGGACGAAGCTAGCTATGGAGAGCATTAGTCGTACAGTAGCAGATGGATTCCAGCGCCGGCCAGCACCGGCTCAGACCACACACATAGTGGAATCTCTTATAAATCAGTTCTCGAACAAAAAAACTGTTTGTCAAACAACCATGCCATACGGATGGCCGCCAAGACTAGGATCCCCGTCCACGGCTCTACACACAGTAGTGTTACATGTTCTTAGCTGTAGGAGGTATTCACGTGGTGTCTTTTTGTGACGGCTTCTTAGCTAATGTGCGTTGCGTGACACAATGCATTTTTGACGGCGTTATCGTGCGCAGACTTGGTTGTTGGTAggtgtttttcttcttctctgtgaCGAGTTACTTAATACACTGCCAAAGTTGTAGTTGCTGGCTGATAACGCATGCTTGTGCATCATTCTACCATATGCTTATTTGCTTGTCGCCAGCTGGACCGCGAGTTGTGATGCTGATGGTGCTACTCTCTGAGCTGGCAACCTGAACCGCCAATATTGTTGGACCGGATGTCGGTGCAACTCCGCACAAACGTTCGGCTGGCTTGATCCTGCATCTGGCGCCGCACCCATTTCCATAAATAGGCAGATAGCCACAGTAATATGGCCCGAACTAGAAGCTCACATTGGAGGTTCTGATACTACTGCTTTGCTACAGTAGTATGCTGCCTGTATGCATAGAACTTACAAAGAGATACTCGTCACGTCACGGCAAAGATAAGATAAATAATCTTACCTACAGTGGGCTCCTACATACTCGAACTTACCATGCATTACGCAGGGTGGTGCGTGGTGGTGCGTGGTGCTTGCAGCCGATCGACGCAAGAGGCTTTCGCGCGTAGTTCCAACAGGGCCTACTAAGTTGACAACATGCGAATACTATCTGAGTGCTGGATGGTCGTCAGAGGCATTCCCTTTGCGCAAACTTGCCCAAGGGACCAAGGCAAAAGTTGATAAGACATCTTCGCTTCTCACCTGGAAGATATCTGATGGATCATATCAATCTGACCAGGATACTCCGTATTTACTCCATGTCTGCTTTTGACTCCTTATATGGGGTTCTCCCACGGGCTCGCCAACGGCCCTTTGCCTGGCATTGCTCTTCCGAACGATCAAGCCACGCAAGCCCAAATGGCAATCTCGCTAATCGTGGCTGCCGCTCACTATAGTTGCCGGTAATCACTGTAAAGTTTTATCAATGCGTCATCTGATGCTGTCCACGCCGAGACACAATGCCCTCTGAACCAGTCGAGGCTTGCACGGATGACGCGGGCTTGTTGGCCCAGCGCGTCGGAGAAACGAGCATCCGAGCTCTTTTTGGCAGTGGCTGCGCCTCTGCGAGCTGTGCTTATTAACCAAAAGAGGCTTCATCAAGGCACCGGGCTCGTACTCGTAAACATCGCCAATTCAGCCAGGCTTTTGGTTCGCCCCTCCAGACGGTTCAATATCTAAACCGTGCTAGAAAGCTTGACAGCCCTATCCGCCGTCACATCCCCATCGCCGCCCGACAAAGGCACTCCAGCTCTAGCCGTTCAACCTCGCTGGACGCTGTGCAGTTGCATGGTTCGACAGACTCGGAGCCGGCCGTCGGATTTCGCGATTTCCCCCTGCAAATCGCCTGCAGCATCACCAAAAGGCGTCTCTCCCACGGCCCGCGTGGCGATGCCACCAGTGCGTGGCGCATCTAAAATCGTCGCTGCACGCACTCAACAATCTCACCAGCGAATCCTGGACTCTCCTTATGCCTCCCAGGCGGTCGCACAAAAAGTCGCGCGCGGGGTGTCGGCGTTGCAAAAATCGCAAGATCAAGgtaagggaagaaaaaaaataaagaaaagaaagaaatcgaGGTGGACAAGAATGGATGTGCACCCATATCTTTCCTTTCCACCGGGCTCTCCTAGCCAACGTCTACTATACCCTGAGATACATTAAGCTGATGCGATCAATCGTCCTTTCGTATAGTGCGATGAAGTCCATCCGCGCTGCGGAAATTGCTCCAAACATGGTGTCATGTGTGATTTCGAGAGCCGGCAAGTGCTCGAAGAACTGCATACACTTCCCACCCCGGTCACCAGGAGCCCTCAAGCACCAGTATCCGCGCCGACATCAGCAGGTTCGATAACGATGACATCGACGGCGGCGCCATCAACGACAGGTATCCCTGCGTACGACGACCATCGAATATCTCCTTCACAACTCTCACCCCCTTCTACGTCCTCAACACCGTCACTCACGCTACCCTCCGTTCCCATCATCACATCCATGACCAGGCAAGGAGACAGACTTCTCGAATTTCAGCTATGGCATCAATACATTAGCAGCACGTCCAAGACTCTGGTTATGAATTCCCCTGCTAGTACGGACATTTGGCAAAAAGACGTCCCACGCCTCGCTCTTGAGGGAAGGACGTATCTGATCGACGCCGTTCTCTCTGTGGCCGCGTTACATCTGCGCTTCAAGAACCCCGAAGACAAGGTCATGATTGAGGCCTCCCATGCCTACTCTGCCTCTACCTTGGCGGAATATTGCCGCTCACTTAACAAGGGTATAACTGCTGAAAATGCCGACGCCCTGTTCCTCACTTCATGTCTTATTGCGTTCCAGGCCACTGCTTCTCGGCTGTTCATCAAGGAGGATAGCGACCTGACAGATCCAAGCGAATCGCACCGACGATATGCATTGCCTCTTTCTTGGTTCCACGCCTTCCAAGGTGTCAAAACCATCGTCGCGACATCCTGGCAATGGATTCGAAACAGCGCCACGGTCAAGGTGGTTATTGACTCTCAGCCTGGCTTCATGTTGGATCTGAATCCCCTCGGACCAGAATCTTTCTTTGGCCACCTTCTCGATGATCTAGACGAGGAGCTAGAGCAGGAAGAT is drawn from Trichoderma asperellum chromosome 4, complete sequence and contains these coding sequences:
- a CDS encoding uncharacterized protein (EggNog:ENOG41) — protein: MPPRRSHKKSRAGCRRCKNRKIKCDEVHPRCGNCSKHGVMCDFESRQVLEELHTLPTPVTRSPQAPVSAPTSAGSITMTSTAAPSTTGIPAYDDHRISPSQLSPPSTSSTPSLTLPSVPIITSMTRQGDRLLEFQLWHQYISSTSKTLVMNSPASTDIWQKDVPRLALEGRTYLIDAVLSVAALHLRFKNPEDKVMIEASHAYSASTLAEYCRSLNKGITAENADALFLTSCLIAFQATASRLFIKEDSDLTDPSESHRRYALPLSWFHAFQGVKTIVATSWQWIRNSATVKVVIDSQPGFMLDLNPLGPESFFGHLLDDLDEELEQEDESNRAATNQGYFHAVCVLNWAHKNQYAPSALALPSTVSRRYVELVEAKRPRALAILACFFALLKRMDNVWWLDDVARREVMGLVSLFETGSKWWRHLEWPIRIALWDGEADAIPADIWGVERKENPPADGGVLSAETILNHIDLMAKMMDSTQGPQSIESIPVVGDLDGLVPPPLD
- a CDS encoding uncharacterized protein (EggNog:ENOG41~SECRETED:SignalP(1-17)); this encodes MRSSAIFVAIAATAVSAQTVPTYKSSLNMTIDPNSVPQQQRAVWCQGQTNTCQVLCDNNTDLNDCNQAQLTFDCTCAANNSAPGLQYYTQTLPTFICQQLFSNCIQANAGNADGQDQCKSNIQKLCATHNPPTIAEISSLADASTAATTAATTSAASHAATTSADKTASSSAQSTTSKALAAATMGPVGAGAFAMAAAGLAAYAL
- the CYS3 gene encoding cystathionine gamma-lyase cys3; translation: MTQSLRHILLQTRNQRIFFSDKIKQTLHKKKTAPPKSFSATGSASNITTPNSCLFSHPFHNQTATMSPPVTSDPVTTPVRPPTPVHAFGTLAVHAGSPIDPSTGAVIEAISLSTTFAQSAVGKPVGIYEYSRSSNPNRDNFETAVAALEHARYALAFSSGSATTAIILQSLAAGSHVISVSDVYGGTHRYFTQVAKAHGVKVTFTPEIEVDIAEHITPETRLIWIETPSNPTLRLVDIRAVVTAAHKHGVLVVVDNTFMSPYVQNPLELGADIVVHSVTKYINGHSDVVMGVAAFNSDNLKTRLSFLQNAIGAVPSAFDSWLAHRGLKTLHLRAREATKNATTVAHALEASPHVIAVNYPGLDSHPHRAIALKQHRDGMGGGMLSFRIRGGHAAAERFCQVTKIFTLAESLGGVESLCEVPSSMTHAGIPRDQREAVGVFDDLVRLSCGVEDAEDLKNDVLQALELAVSFTKGANGTNGI